A region from the uncultured Macellibacteroides sp. genome encodes:
- the rplX gene encoding 50S ribosomal protein L24, with protein MSKLHIKKGDIVFVNTGEDKGKTGRVLQVIVADQRAVVEGVNMVSKHTKPNAKNPQGGIEKKEASVHISNLNVVDPKSGKATRIGRKLNAEGALVRYSKKSGEEIK; from the coding sequence ATGAGTAAATTACATATAAAAAAAGGCGATATAGTTTTTGTTAATACTGGCGAAGACAAAGGTAAAACAGGTCGCGTGCTACAGGTTATTGTAGCTGATCAACGTGCCGTTGTTGAAGGTGTTAATATGGTATCAAAGCATACCAAGCCTAATGCAAAGAATCCGCAAGGAGGAATTGAAAAGAAAGAAGCATCAGTTCATATTTCAAATCTGAATGTGGTAGATCCTAAATCAGGAAAAGCTACCCGTATCGGACGTAAATTGAACGCCGAAGGCGCTTTAGTTCGTTATTCAAAAAAATCAGGGGAGGAAATTAAGTAA
- the rplN gene encoding 50S ribosomal protein L14 — protein sequence MIQQESRLVVCDNSGAKEALCIRVLGGTRKRYATVGDVIVVAIKSVIPASDVKKGAVSKAIIVRTKKEIRRQDGSYIRFDDNACVLLNAGGDIRGSRIFGPVARELRLANMKIVSLAPEVL from the coding sequence ATGATACAACAAGAATCAAGACTAGTAGTATGTGACAACAGTGGCGCAAAAGAAGCTTTATGTATTCGTGTTTTAGGCGGTACAAGAAAGCGCTATGCCACTGTAGGGGATGTAATTGTAGTAGCAATTAAGAGCGTAATCCCTGCAAGTGATGTAAAGAAAGGTGCAGTTTCAAAAGCTATCATCGTTCGTACAAAAAAAGAAATTCGTCGTCAGGATGGTTCATACATCCGCTTCGATGATAACGCGTGCGTTTTGTTGAATGCCGGTGGTGATATTCGCGGAAGTCGTATTTTTGGTCCGGTAGCGAGAGAGCTTCGTTTAGCAAATATGAAAATTGTTTCACTTGCACCGGAAGTACTTTAA
- the rpsQ gene encoding 30S ribosomal protein S17 — METRNLRKERTGVVLSNKMEKSITVAVKWKEKHPIYGKFVNKTKKYHAHDENNECTIGDTVKLMETRPLSKTKRWRLVQIIERAK, encoded by the coding sequence ATGGAAACTAGAAATTTAAGAAAAGAAAGAACGGGCGTGGTTTTAAGCAACAAGATGGAAAAAAGCATCACTGTTGCTGTTAAATGGAAGGAAAAACACCCCATTTATGGTAAATTCGTTAATAAAACGAAGAAATATCATGCTCATGACGAAAATAATGAATGTACAATTGGCGATACTGTAAAACTTATGGAAACTCGTCCTTTGAGCAAGACTAAGAGATGGAGATTAGTTCAAATAATCGAAAGAGCTAAGTAA
- a CDS encoding uL29 family ribosomal protein gives MKIAEIKELSTKELLERVEAEITAYDLKKINHTITPVDNPAQIKQERRSIARMKSELRYRELNNK, from the coding sequence ATGAAGATTGCAGAAATTAAAGAATTAAGTACAAAGGAGTTACTCGAAAGAGTTGAAGCTGAAATTACAGCTTATGATCTGAAAAAGATCAATCATACCATTACTCCTGTTGACAATCCTGCTCAGATTAAGCAAGAACGCAGGTCGATTGCGCGCATGAAGTCTGAATTGCGCTACAGAGAACTTAATAATAAATAA
- the rplP gene encoding 50S ribosomal protein L16 produces MLQPKKTKFRRQQKGRMKGEAQRGNQLAFGSFGIKTLESKWITGRQIEAARIAVTRYMQRQGQVWVRIFPDKPITKKPAEVRMGKGKGSPEGFVAPVTPGRLIFEIEGVSFDVAKEALRLAAQKLPVTTKFVVRRDYDFQNQNA; encoded by the coding sequence ATGTTACAACCTAAAAAAACAAAGTTCAGAAGACAGCAGAAAGGTCGCATGAAGGGCGAAGCTCAACGTGGCAACCAGCTGGCATTCGGATCGTTTGGTATAAAGACTTTAGAATCCAAATGGATTACTGGTCGTCAGATTGAAGCTGCCCGTATTGCTGTAACACGTTACATGCAACGTCAGGGTCAGGTTTGGGTACGTATTTTCCCAGATAAGCCAATTACTAAAAAGCCTGCAGAAGTACGTATGGGTAAAGGTAAAGGTTCGCCAGAAGGATTTGTGGCACCTGTTACTCCAGGACGTCTTATTTTCGAAATTGAAGGTGTATCTTTCGATGTAGCTAAAGAAGCTTTGCGCTTAGCCGCTCAAAAACTTCCCGTTACTACTAAGTTTGTAGTGAGACGTGATTATGACTTTCAAAATCAAAATGCGTAA
- the rpsC gene encoding 30S ribosomal protein S3, whose amino-acid sequence MGQKVNPISNRLGIIRGWDSNWYGGNNYGETLLEDSKIRKYLNARLAKASVSRIVIERTLKLITITVCTSRPGIIIGKGGQEVDKLKEELKKITDKEVQINIFEVKRPELDAVIVANNIARQLEGKIAYRRAIKMAIAATMRMGAEGIKVQISGRLNGAEMARSEMYKEGRTPLHTFRADIDYALGEALTKVGLIGIKVWICRGEVYGKRDLAPSFTASKDSGRRNDSNTSGNRDKNFKRKKTNR is encoded by the coding sequence ATGGGACAAAAAGTTAATCCGATTAGTAATCGTTTAGGAATCATCCGTGGATGGGATTCTAACTGGTATGGCGGAAATAATTATGGTGAAACTTTGTTGGAAGACAGCAAGATCCGTAAATATCTGAACGCCCGTCTGGCTAAGGCTAGTGTATCACGTATTGTTATTGAGCGTACACTTAAGTTGATCACAATAACAGTTTGCACATCACGTCCGGGCATTATCATCGGTAAAGGTGGTCAGGAAGTTGATAAGTTGAAAGAAGAGTTGAAAAAAATTACTGATAAAGAAGTTCAGATTAACATCTTTGAAGTAAAAAGACCCGAATTAGACGCAGTTATTGTAGCAAACAACATTGCACGTCAGCTAGAAGGAAAAATTGCATATCGTCGTGCTATCAAGATGGCTATTGCCGCTACCATGAGAATGGGTGCCGAAGGTATTAAAGTGCAAATCTCTGGTCGTTTGAATGGTGCTGAAATGGCCCGTTCAGAAATGTATAAAGAAGGAAGAACTCCGTTGCACACTTTCAGAGCTGATATTGATTATGCTTTGGGAGAAGCGTTGACAAAGGTTGGTTTGATTGGTATTAAGGTTTGGATTTGTCGCGGTGAAGTGTATGGTAAGAGAGATCTTGCTCCTTCATTTACTGCTTCAAAAGATTCAGGTCGCAGAAATGACAGCAATACCTCGGGCAACAGAGACAAGAACTTCAAGAGAAAGAAAACTAATCGTTAA
- the rplV gene encoding 50S ribosomal protein L22 has product MGARKRISAEARKEAQKTMYFAKLRNVPTSPRKMRLVVDMIRGMEVFRALGVLKFSNKEASARVEKLLRSAIANWEQKNERKAETGELFVSSIQVDSATMLKRMRPAPQGRGYRVRKRSNHVTLFVDTRSTNDSQN; this is encoded by the coding sequence ATGGGTGCTAGAAAAAGAATATCAGCCGAAGCAAGAAAAGAAGCCCAAAAGACCATGTATTTCGCAAAATTGCGAAATGTGCCAACTTCTCCACGTAAGATGCGTCTAGTAGTAGACATGATCCGTGGAATGGAAGTTTTCAGAGCACTTGGTGTTTTGAAGTTTTCTAACAAGGAAGCTTCTGCAAGAGTAGAAAAATTGCTACGTTCAGCTATTGCAAATTGGGAGCAAAAGAATGAGCGTAAAGCAGAAACGGGAGAATTGTTCGTGTCTTCAATTCAAGTAGATTCAGCTACTATGTTGAAGAGAATGCGTCCAGCTCCTCAGGGAAGAGGTTATCGAGTTCGTAAACGTTCGAACCACGTTACCTTGTTTGTTGATACACGTAGTACAAACGATAGTCAAAATTAA
- the rpsS gene encoding 30S ribosomal protein S19, giving the protein MSRSLKKGPYINIKLEKKVLTMNESGKKAVVKTWARASMISPDFVGHTIAVHNGNKFIPVFVTENMVGHKLGEFSPTRTFRGHSGGKKK; this is encoded by the coding sequence ATGAGTCGTTCGCTAAAAAAAGGCCCGTATATCAATATCAAGCTTGAAAAAAAGGTTTTGACTATGAATGAGTCAGGCAAAAAAGCTGTGGTAAAGACATGGGCAAGAGCTTCAATGATTTCGCCTGATTTTGTAGGCCATACTATTGCAGTTCATAATGGAAATAAATTTATTCCTGTTTTTGTTACCGAAAACATGGTTGGTCATAAGTTAGGAGAATTTTCTCCTACACGTACTTTCCGTGGTCACTCCGGTGGTAAGAAAAAGTAA
- the rplB gene encoding 50S ribosomal protein L2 produces MGIRKLKPTTPGQRHKVIGAFDNITASTPEKSLVTGKNCSGGRNNTGKMTMRYIGGGHKQKYRFIDFKRNKDGIPATVKTIEYDPNRTSRIALLYYADGAKSYIIAPNGLEVGQTVVSGSEAAPEVGNTLPLQNIPVGTIVHNVELRPGQGAKLVRSAGAFAQLTSREGSYVILRMPSGETRKILAACKATVGSVGNSDHGLEKSGKAGRSRWLGRRPRNRGVVMNPVDHPMGGGEGRASGGHPRSRTGLYAKGLKTRAPKKHSSKYIVVRRKK; encoded by the coding sequence ATGGGAATACGTAAATTAAAGCCCACAACACCGGGGCAGAGACACAAAGTTATTGGTGCATTTGATAATATCACTGCAAGTACACCAGAGAAGTCTCTTGTAACAGGTAAAAATTGTTCTGGCGGTCGTAACAATACCGGTAAGATGACTATGCGCTACATTGGTGGTGGTCACAAACAAAAGTACAGATTTATCGATTTCAAGAGAAATAAAGATGGCATTCCTGCAACAGTAAAAACAATCGAATACGATCCCAATCGTACTTCACGTATTGCTTTATTGTATTATGCTGATGGAGCAAAGAGCTATATTATTGCTCCAAACGGCTTGGAAGTTGGCCAGACAGTGGTTTCAGGAAGCGAAGCAGCTCCTGAGGTTGGAAATACTTTGCCATTGCAAAATATTCCAGTTGGTACAATTGTTCACAACGTAGAATTACGTCCTGGACAAGGTGCTAAATTAGTTCGTTCGGCAGGTGCTTTTGCACAGCTTACTTCGAGAGAAGGTAGCTATGTAATTTTAAGAATGCCTTCCGGAGAAACACGCAAAATTCTTGCAGCTTGTAAAGCTACTGTTGGTAGCGTTGGCAATTCAGACCATGGTCTTGAAAAATCAGGGAAAGCCGGTCGTTCTAGATGGTTAGGCCGTCGTCCTCGTAACCGTGGGGTTGTTATGAACCCTGTTGATCACCCAATGGGTGGTGGTGAAGGACGTGCTTCAGGAGGTCATCCTAGATCACGTACGGGCTTATATGCTAAGGGCTTGAAGACAAGAGCTCCTAAGAAGCATTCTTCAAAGTATATTGTGGTTAGAAGAAAGAAGTAA
- the rplW gene encoding 50S ribosomal protein L23, giving the protein MGIIIKPIVTEKQTAITEKMANRYGFRVSPDANKLEIKKAIEDMYNVTVVDVNTINYAGKLKSRYTKSGVISGKQASFKKAIVTLKEGESIDFFSNI; this is encoded by the coding sequence ATGGGAATTATTATTAAACCTATAGTAACAGAGAAACAAACAGCGATTACTGAAAAGATGGCTAATCGCTATGGTTTTCGTGTTTCTCCTGATGCCAACAAGTTAGAGATAAAGAAAGCGATCGAAGATATGTACAACGTAACCGTAGTTGATGTTAACACCATCAACTATGCGGGTAAGTTGAAAAGTCGTTATACCAAATCTGGTGTTATTAGCGGAAAACAAGCATCTTTTAAGAAAGCAATCGTAACGTTGAAAGAAGGAGAATCAATCGATTTCTTTAGTAATATCTAA